A window of Haloarcula sp. H-GB4 contains these coding sequences:
- a CDS encoding amidohydrolase family protein, which translates to MLELEHGFRVVDVHAQLEPDEHRRPRDGMGDPEQLEREMHQAGVVRSVVFPGERDGSYLKANNAVARMTVERPMVAFARVNGARDPGTGPGSTLRNLASSRTEAHTSPADIEQYAYDDRFYGFKLHPPTDGLPDEDVLAELESVSLPVIVHGGDRFQPEAVAESLLAYDFPVILSHFGAHPLRKDLMERAIDLLEVHDNLYLDTSAVRYRGPMERAVLEHPDRVLFGSGVPGVHPNVAVMEILTLDVPEDAMRKVFSNNPNRVIEALAP; encoded by the coding sequence ATGTTGGAGTTGGAGCACGGGTTTCGGGTCGTTGACGTGCATGCACAGCTGGAGCCCGACGAGCATCGCCGGCCCCGAGACGGCATGGGTGACCCGGAGCAACTGGAGCGGGAGATGCACCAGGCCGGTGTCGTCCGCTCCGTCGTCTTTCCTGGTGAGCGGGACGGTTCGTATCTGAAAGCGAACAACGCTGTCGCCCGGATGACCGTCGAACGACCGATGGTCGCCTTCGCCAGAGTCAACGGTGCTCGGGACCCGGGGACCGGCCCCGGTTCGACGCTTCGCAACCTCGCAAGTAGTCGCACGGAGGCACACACCTCGCCTGCTGATATCGAACAGTACGCATACGACGACCGGTTCTACGGCTTCAAGCTCCATCCGCCGACCGACGGGCTGCCAGACGAGGACGTGCTCGCAGAGCTAGAGTCGGTGTCGCTGCCCGTCATCGTTCACGGCGGCGACAGGTTCCAACCCGAAGCCGTCGCCGAGTCGCTGTTAGCGTACGACTTTCCGGTTATCCTCTCGCACTTCGGCGCGCACCCGCTCCGGAAGGACCTGATGGAACGGGCCATCGACCTGCTGGAGGTCCATGACAATCTGTATCTCGACACCAGCGCGGTCCGCTACCGAGGGCCGATGGAACGGGCAGTTTTAGAACATCCCGACCGCGTCCTCTTCGGGAGCGGCGTCCCCGGCGTCCACCCGAACGTGGCTGTGATGGAGATTCTGACACTGGACGTCCCCGAAGACGCGATGCGGAAGGTGTTCTCGAACAATCCAAACCGCGTCATCGAGGCGCTGGCCCCCTAA